One window from the genome of Pararhizobium gei encodes:
- a CDS encoding GntR family transcriptional regulator — MSEETEVKRVRGTGSRSVYESLRNEILSLALPPGQLLDETTLAERFNMSRAPVREALIRLGSDELVVTLANRSTIVAPIEVATFPKYVEALDIAQRMNTRLAAALRTDADLKVIAKRDKVFAAAVMTGNHLSMSEANKAFHMAIAYAGKNQYLASFYEKLLSQGQRMLHLHFEYLERTHEGYLLTDEHNQMFEAIRDRNIDLADELAHAHTRQFQDNFINFMRENYTTDVTLGSLRAAE; from the coding sequence GTGTCTGAAGAGACTGAAGTGAAAAGGGTGCGTGGAACCGGCTCGCGAAGCGTGTATGAGAGCCTGAGGAACGAGATTCTCTCGCTGGCTCTTCCACCGGGGCAGCTCCTTGACGAGACAACCTTGGCAGAGCGCTTCAACATGTCTCGCGCCCCGGTGCGAGAAGCGCTCATCCGGCTCGGGTCGGACGAATTGGTCGTGACACTCGCGAACCGCAGCACGATCGTCGCACCGATCGAGGTGGCGACGTTTCCCAAATACGTGGAAGCGCTCGATATCGCACAACGGATGAACACACGTCTGGCGGCGGCGCTACGGACAGATGCGGATCTCAAGGTCATTGCCAAACGCGACAAGGTGTTCGCGGCAGCAGTCATGACCGGAAATCACCTATCCATGTCGGAAGCCAACAAAGCGTTCCACATGGCGATCGCCTATGCCGGCAAGAACCAGTATCTCGCCTCCTTCTACGAGAAGCTTCTTTCGCAGGGCCAGCGCATGCTTCACTTGCATTTCGAGTACCTTGAGAGGACCCACGAGGGTTATCTTCTGACGGACGAACATAACCAGATGTTCGAGGCGATCCGCGATCGTAACATCGATTTGGCAGATGAGCTGGCGCATGCACACACAAGGCAGTTCCAGGACAATTTCATCAATTTCATGCGTGAGAACTACACGACCGACGTCACGCTCGGCTCGTTGCGGGCGGCGGAGTAA
- a CDS encoding pyrroline-5-carboxylate reductase has protein sequence MSKKTIGFVGTGAITEAMVRGLLAEPAYVSTIHVSPRNAEIATRLAADFSSVVIAPDNQAVIDSSDMVCLAIRPQIAEDVIRALKFRPGQSVLSVIAATDRGTLQAWIQTDVHLIQAIPLPFVADRQGVTAIYPPDAEVADLFDTLGRAVQCASNKEYDLLAAASALMSTYFGFMAFSAGWLEANGLERSKGQVYLSTLFHSLAQCADRPDVHSFEELSTGFATVGGLNEQVLSHFGENGGGEALKSALDSVLARIEGRSSR, from the coding sequence GTGTCGAAGAAGACGATAGGGTTCGTCGGGACCGGCGCGATCACCGAAGCGATGGTACGCGGTCTTCTGGCCGAACCCGCCTATGTTTCAACGATCCATGTTTCTCCACGGAATGCGGAGATTGCGACAAGGCTCGCGGCCGATTTCAGCTCCGTCGTAATCGCACCGGACAACCAAGCCGTGATCGACAGCTCCGACATGGTATGTCTGGCGATACGTCCGCAGATCGCCGAGGATGTCATTCGAGCGCTGAAATTCCGGCCCGGCCAATCCGTACTCAGCGTGATCGCCGCGACCGATCGTGGCACCCTGCAGGCATGGATCCAGACGGACGTTCACCTTATCCAGGCCATTCCTTTGCCCTTCGTCGCGGACCGGCAGGGCGTCACGGCAATCTATCCTCCCGATGCTGAAGTGGCGGATCTCTTCGACACGCTTGGCCGGGCCGTTCAATGCGCTTCGAACAAGGAATACGATCTCCTCGCGGCGGCAAGCGCGCTGATGTCGACCTACTTCGGCTTCATGGCGTTCTCCGCAGGGTGGCTGGAGGCGAACGGCCTCGAAAGATCCAAGGGGCAGGTCTATCTGTCGACGCTGTTTCACAGTCTTGCCCAATGTGCCGATCGTCCGGACGTGCACTCGTTTGAGGAACTGAGCACGGGATTCGCGACCGTGGGCGGTCTGAACGAACAGGTTCTGTCGCACTTCGGTGAGAACGGCGGCGGCGAAGCTCTTAAGTCCGCGCTCGATTCAGTCCTTGCCCGCATCGAAGGCCGCAGTTCCCGCTAG
- a CDS encoding cupin domain-containing protein, producing MTFDIGNRLRYVRTAHNLSQRELAKKTGVPNSTISLIESNSTNPSVGALKRILDGIPIGLAEFFSLEPETPKKAFYAAEELVEIGKGGISYRQVGENMFGRSLQILKECYQPGTDTGKVPLVHEGEEGGVVLSGRLEVTVDDERRILGPGDAYYFESRRPHRFRCVGPVPCEVISACTPPTF from the coding sequence ATGACCTTCGATATCGGAAACCGGCTGCGTTACGTCCGGACGGCCCACAATCTCTCGCAACGCGAGCTCGCCAAGAAAACCGGCGTGCCGAACTCAACGATCTCGCTGATCGAATCGAACAGCACCAATCCCTCCGTCGGAGCCTTGAAACGGATCCTTGACGGCATTCCGATCGGCTTGGCGGAGTTCTTCTCGCTTGAGCCGGAGACGCCCAAAAAGGCTTTCTACGCGGCAGAGGAACTCGTGGAAATCGGGAAGGGTGGTATCTCCTATCGCCAGGTGGGAGAGAATATGTTTGGACGAAGCCTTCAGATCCTGAAGGAGTGCTACCAGCCAGGGACAGACACCGGAAAGGTGCCTCTCGTCCATGAAGGGGAGGAGGGCGGCGTCGTGCTATCCGGAAGGCTGGAGGTTACCGTCGATGACGAGCGTCGAATCCTTGGGCCAGGCGACGCCTACTATTTCGAAAGCCGCCGCCCGCACCGCTTCCGCTGCGTCGGGCCTGTCCCATGCGAGGTGATCAGCGCCTGCACGCCCCCGACATTCTAG